Proteins encoded by one window of Polaribacter haliotis:
- a CDS encoding OmpA family protein — MKKTIQLTLALLISTLSLFSQTKQTATADRFFDNISYVDAANKYKELAEKNPTEHVLKRLGDSYYYNVKMKEASEAYAKLFKNFTPEESEYMFKYAQALRAVGNFKESKVWMQKFHQTKLKDSRGEEFTDKNANIEAIKNEKPLYEVSNLVYINTENSDFGVTDYNNIIFFSSTRKVGKFVKNTHTRNNKPFLDIFYVSKDKLNSANEKTPLSDEINTKYHESSVSFSPDKKIMYFTRNNYNEGRYRKDEKGYNNLKIYRAEYVNKKWINIIELPFNSDAYSVGHPSVSKDGKRLYFTSNMPGSIGQTDIFYVAINGDNTYGEVKNLGPKVNTEGREMFPFISDDDVLYFSSDGHFGIGALDVFSSKLENGRFQKPANLKAPVNSQLDDFAFSINPNTKKGYLSSNRKGGAGDDDIYAVIELQKTIPIIEKPCLRVITGTVRDQMNQKIPNARIVLKDAKGIIVKDTITNEFGDFKYKLTCNKNYIITGLKEYYKNDTASFTTNIASKIKLNLSMSEEFTLNDVNELIIKINPIYFNFNKTDIRPDAARELNKVVAVMEKYPNMIIAGNSHTDARGNANYNQKLSERRAKSTVDYIISRGINPDRISDKGYGETQLVNGCVDNDTHSNREKCTSEEHQANRRTEFVIISFRKK; from the coding sequence ATGAAAAAAACAATACAACTTACACTCGCACTTTTAATAAGTACTTTGTCTCTATTTTCGCAAACTAAACAGACTGCAACTGCAGACAGATTTTTTGACAATATTTCTTATGTAGATGCTGCAAATAAATATAAAGAATTAGCAGAGAAAAATCCTACAGAACATGTTCTAAAACGTTTGGGAGATAGTTATTACTACAATGTAAAAATGAAAGAAGCATCTGAAGCGTATGCTAAATTATTCAAGAATTTTACACCCGAAGAATCAGAATATATGTTTAAATATGCGCAAGCATTAAGAGCAGTTGGTAACTTTAAAGAATCTAAAGTTTGGATGCAAAAATTTCATCAAACAAAATTAAAAGATTCAAGAGGAGAAGAATTTACAGATAAAAATGCAAATATTGAAGCCATAAAAAATGAAAAGCCATTATACGAAGTTTCAAATTTAGTATATATTAATACAGAGAATTCAGACTTTGGAGTAACGGATTATAACAATATTATCTTTTTTTCATCAACAAGAAAAGTAGGTAAATTTGTAAAGAATACTCATACAAGAAACAATAAACCTTTTTTAGATATTTTTTATGTATCAAAAGATAAATTGAATTCAGCAAACGAAAAAACACCTTTGTCTGATGAAATAAACACAAAGTATCACGAATCTTCTGTATCATTTTCTCCGGATAAAAAAATAATGTATTTCACAAGAAATAATTATAATGAGGGCAGATATAGAAAAGATGAAAAAGGATATAATAATCTTAAAATTTACAGAGCTGAATATGTAAATAAAAAATGGATAAACATAATAGAATTACCTTTTAATAGTGATGCATATTCTGTTGGTCATCCATCTGTTAGTAAAGATGGGAAACGTTTGTATTTCACATCTAATATGCCTGGAAGCATTGGGCAAACAGATATCTTTTATGTGGCTATTAATGGTGATAATACGTATGGAGAAGTTAAAAATTTAGGGCCAAAAGTAAATACTGAAGGTAGAGAAATGTTTCCTTTTATCTCTGATGATGACGTGTTGTATTTTTCTTCTGATGGACATTTTGGAATTGGAGCTTTAGATGTTTTTTCAAGTAAGTTAGAAAACGGAAGATTTCAAAAACCAGCAAATTTAAAAGCACCTGTAAATTCCCAATTAGATGATTTTGCTTTTTCAATAAACCCGAACACCAAAAAAGGTTACTTGTCTTCAAATAGAAAAGGTGGCGCAGGAGATGATGATATTTATGCAGTTATAGAATTACAAAAAACAATACCAATAATAGAAAAACCTTGTTTGCGAGTTATTACAGGTACTGTAAGAGATCAAATGAATCAAAAAATACCAAATGCTAGAATTGTTTTAAAAGATGCTAAAGGAATTATAGTTAAAGATACCATTACAAATGAGTTTGGAGATTTTAAATATAAATTAACGTGTAACAAGAACTATATCATAACAGGTTTAAAAGAATATTATAAAAATGATACGGCCTCATTTACAACAAATATTGCATCTAAAATTAAATTGAATTTATCTATGTCTGAAGAGTTTACTTTAAATGACGTAAATGAGTTAATTATTAAAATTAATCCTATATATTTCAATTTTAACAAAACAGATATTAGGCCAGATGCAGCAAGAGAGTTAAACAAAGTAGTTGCTGTAATGGAAAAGTATCCTAATATGATAATTGCAGGGAACTCACACACAGATGCTCGTGGAAATGCAAATTATAATCAAAAATTATCAGAAAGAAGAGCTAAGTCAACTGTAGATTATATTATCTCTAGAGGTATAAATCCAGATAGAATATCAGACAAAGGTTATGGAGAAACTCAATTAGTAAATGGTTGTGTAGATAATGATACACATTCTAATAGAGAAAAATGTACAAGTGAAGAACATCAAGCAAACAGAAGAACAGAATTTGTAATTATTAGTTTTAGGAAAAAATAA
- a CDS encoding PorP/SprF family type IX secretion system membrane protein, which translates to MKAIQMKQILGIIAVILFTFSAKAQQDPQYTQYMYNMNILNPAYAGSNDGLNLNFLARTQWVGLEGAPETLTLGANAPIGKNVGLGLSVIIDKIGPVQEQNLYGDFSYTIDVSEQGKLAFGLKAGATFFNVCIPCLTRTDIGDESYVNQNANKVLPNFGVGAFYYTDKFYVGLSVPNLLETLHFEKKGGQISKASETKHYFLTTGYVFDLEGDIKLKPSMMLKAAEGAPISLDFSGNVLFYDKFEVGLSYRLTESVSALANIRATDNLRIGYAYDYTLSNLGDFNSGSHEIFLLYNFNYKRDKIQSPRFF; encoded by the coding sequence ATGAAAGCAATACAAATGAAACAAATTTTAGGAATCATTGCAGTTATATTGTTTACTTTTTCTGCAAAAGCGCAGCAAGATCCACAATATACACAGTACATGTATAATATGAATATTTTAAACCCTGCTTACGCTGGTTCTAATGATGGTTTAAATCTAAATTTTTTAGCAAGAACACAATGGGTTGGTTTAGAAGGGGCTCCAGAAACCTTAACTTTAGGAGCAAATGCACCAATAGGGAAAAATGTTGGTTTAGGTTTATCGGTTATAATAGATAAGATTGGTCCTGTTCAAGAACAAAATTTATATGGCGATTTTTCTTACACAATAGATGTTAGTGAACAAGGAAAATTAGCTTTTGGTTTAAAAGCTGGAGCAACATTTTTTAATGTCTGCATACCTTGTTTAACAAGAACAGATATTGGCGATGAATCTTATGTTAATCAAAACGCAAACAAAGTATTGCCAAATTTTGGCGTAGGTGCATTTTATTATACAGATAAGTTTTATGTTGGTTTATCTGTTCCTAATTTATTAGAAACATTACATTTTGAAAAAAAGGGAGGACAAATATCTAAAGCATCAGAAACAAAACATTACTTTTTAACAACTGGTTATGTGTTCGATTTAGAAGGAGATATTAAGTTAAAGCCTTCAATGATGTTAAAAGCTGCAGAAGGCGCACCAATTTCTTTAGATTTTTCTGGAAACGTTTTATTCTATGATAAATTTGAAGTTGGATTGTCTTACAGGTTAACAGAATCTGTATCTGCGTTAGCAAACATTAGAGCAACAGACAATTTAAGAATAGGTTATGCTTACGATTACACGTTAAGTAACCTTGGCGACTTTAATTCTGGTTCTCACGAAATATTTTTACTTTATAATTTTAACTACAAAAGAGATAAAATACAATCTCCAAGATTCTTTTAG